In the Polyangiaceae bacterium genome, one interval contains:
- the tuf gene encoding elongation factor Tu has product MAKEKFVRSKPHVNVGTIGHIDHGKTTLTAALVKVQSRSGMAKEITYKDIAKGGIVRDDTKTVTIAVSHVEYETENRHYAHVDCPGHADYIKNMITGAAQMDGAILVVSALDSVMPQTREHVLLARQVGLNHIVVFLNKCDAVEDEEMLDLVEMEVRELLSKYKFDGDNAKIVRGAALPALNGDEKWEATIKELLAALDTEIPEPQRQVDKPFLMAVEDVFSIKGRGTVATGRIERGRVKVNDEVEIIGFERDKKTVVTGVEMFRKSMDEGQAGDNVGCLLRGIDKDQIERGQVLAAPGSIKPHKKFTGEVYVLKKEEGGRHTPFFTNYRPQFYIRTTDVTGSCMLPDGVKMVMPGDNITMEIELITTVALEEQMRFAIREGGKTVGAGVVTKIIE; this is encoded by the coding sequence ATGGCCAAAGAGAAATTCGTTCGATCCAAGCCCCACGTGAACGTCGGCACGATTGGTCACATCGACCATGGCAAGACGACGCTGACCGCTGCCCTGGTGAAGGTGCAGAGCCGATCGGGAATGGCGAAGGAGATCACCTACAAGGACATCGCGAAGGGCGGCATCGTCCGTGATGACACCAAGACGGTGACGATCGCAGTGAGCCACGTGGAGTACGAGACGGAGAACCGTCACTACGCGCACGTGGATTGCCCCGGGCACGCGGACTACATCAAGAACATGATCACCGGCGCGGCGCAGATGGACGGCGCGATTCTGGTGGTGAGCGCGCTGGACAGCGTGATGCCGCAGACCCGCGAGCACGTGCTGTTGGCCCGTCAGGTGGGCTTGAACCACATCGTGGTGTTCTTGAACAAGTGCGATGCGGTCGAGGACGAAGAGATGCTCGACCTGGTCGAGATGGAAGTCCGTGAGCTGCTGAGCAAGTACAAGTTCGACGGCGACAACGCGAAGATCGTGCGTGGCGCCGCGCTGCCCGCGCTCAACGGCGACGAGAAGTGGGAAGCGACGATCAAGGAGCTCTTGGCGGCGCTGGACACGGAGATCCCGGAGCCGCAGCGTCAGGTGGACAAGCCCTTCCTGATGGCCGTGGAAGACGTGTTCTCGATCAAGGGCCGCGGCACGGTGGCGACGGGCCGCATCGAGCGTGGCCGAGTGAAGGTCAACGACGAGGTGGAGATCATCGGCTTCGAGCGCGACAAGAAGACGGTGGTGACGGGCGTGGAGATGTTCCGCAAGTCGATGGACGAGGGTCAGGCTGGCGACAACGTCGGCTGCCTGCTTCGCGGCATCGACAAGGACCAGATCGAGCGTGGCCAGGTGTTGGCGGCGCCCGGGAGCATCAAGCCGCACAAGAAGTTCACCGGTGAGGTGTACGTGCTGAAGAAGGAAGAGGGCGGTCGTCACACGCCGTTCTTCACGAACTACCGGCCGCAGTTCTACATCCGGACGACGGACGTGACTGGGTCGTGCATGCTGCCCGACGGCGTGAAGATGGTCATGCCGGGCGACAACATCACCATGGAGATCGAGCTCATCACCACGGTGGCGCTCGAGGAGCAAATGCGCTTCGCCATCCGTGAAGGCGGCAAGACCGTCGGCGCCGGCGTCGTGACCAAGATCATCGAGTAA
- the fusA gene encoding elongation factor G, which yields MAREIEIERTRNIGIMAHIDAGKTTVTERVLFYTGITHKIGEVHDGAATMDWMVQEQERGITITSAATNCFWTPAAGPLEGRKHRINIIDTPGHVDFTIEVERSLRVLDGAVAVFDGGNGVEPQSETVWRQADRYRVPRIAFINKLDKLGADFQMNLDSMKDRLGCRPVPIQWPVGQEDKHRGMVDLVRMEAAIFDDDSLGATFEWRPVPEELKAKCTELRDALIEACADVDDSIMERFLDGRAAEVTPDEIHAAIRKATCEFKFVPVLCGSAFKNKGVQLLLDAVVNYLPSPLEVPPVEGVDPKKEGKVLKREASDTAPFAALAFKIANDPFVGNLTFFRVYSGTLTSGTSVLNAVRGKRERIGRILRMHANKREELKECHAGNIYAAVGMRDTRTGDTLCDEKAPIILEQMVFPDPVISVAIEPRTQADLDKLGVSLQKLAYEDPSFRTFTNEETGQTIIAGMGELHLEIIVDRLKREFKVECNVGKPEVAYREAISKQVEAEAKFVRQSGGHGQYGHVKIRLGPSERGKGFVFENKIVGGIIPREFIPSVEKGIREAMARGVLAGYPVIDCHAELFDGSYHEVDSSGPAFEVAGSLAFQDGAKRAGLHLLEPLMAVEVVTPDANMGDVIGDLNSRRGRIQGMAQRGANTQVVTSEVPLATMFGYATDLRSKTQGRATYSMQFSHYEAVPSSVQEEIVAKVKGG from the coding sequence ATGGCACGCGAAATCGAAATAGAGCGAACGCGCAACATCGGCATCATGGCCCACATCGATGCCGGGAAGACGACCGTCACCGAGCGCGTGCTTTTCTACACCGGCATCACGCACAAGATCGGTGAAGTGCATGATGGCGCTGCGACCATGGATTGGATGGTGCAGGAGCAAGAGCGCGGCATCACCATCACGAGTGCCGCGACGAACTGCTTCTGGACGCCTGCTGCGGGGCCCCTAGAGGGCAGGAAGCATCGCATCAACATCATCGATACTCCCGGGCACGTGGACTTCACCATCGAGGTGGAGCGAAGCCTGCGCGTGCTGGACGGTGCCGTGGCCGTGTTCGACGGCGGCAACGGCGTCGAGCCGCAGAGTGAAACCGTGTGGCGGCAGGCGGATCGCTACCGCGTGCCCCGCATCGCTTTCATCAACAAGCTGGACAAGCTCGGCGCCGACTTCCAGATGAACCTGGACAGCATGAAGGATCGCCTGGGCTGCCGCCCGGTGCCCATCCAGTGGCCGGTGGGTCAAGAAGACAAGCATCGCGGCATGGTGGACCTGGTCCGCATGGAAGCGGCCATCTTCGACGACGACAGCCTGGGCGCGACGTTCGAGTGGCGGCCCGTGCCCGAGGAGCTGAAGGCGAAGTGCACGGAGCTTCGGGACGCGCTGATCGAAGCCTGCGCGGACGTGGACGACTCGATCATGGAGCGATTCCTCGACGGTCGTGCCGCGGAAGTCACGCCAGACGAGATCCACGCCGCCATCCGCAAAGCCACCTGCGAGTTCAAGTTCGTGCCTGTCTTGTGCGGCTCGGCCTTCAAGAACAAGGGTGTGCAGCTGCTGCTCGACGCGGTGGTGAACTACCTGCCATCGCCCCTCGAGGTGCCACCCGTCGAAGGCGTCGACCCCAAGAAGGAGGGCAAGGTCCTCAAGCGCGAAGCGTCAGACACGGCGCCCTTTGCTGCGTTGGCCTTCAAGATCGCCAACGATCCCTTCGTGGGCAACCTCACCTTCTTCCGCGTCTACTCGGGTACGTTGACCAGCGGTACCTCGGTGCTGAACGCCGTACGCGGCAAGCGCGAGCGCATTGGCCGCATCCTGCGCATGCACGCCAACAAGCGCGAGGAGCTCAAGGAATGCCACGCCGGCAACATCTACGCCGCGGTGGGCATGCGCGACACGCGCACGGGCGACACGCTCTGTGACGAGAAGGCGCCCATCATTCTGGAGCAGATGGTGTTCCCGGATCCGGTGATCTCCGTCGCCATCGAGCCGCGTACCCAGGCAGACCTGGACAAGCTCGGGGTCAGCCTCCAGAAGCTGGCCTACGAAGATCCGTCCTTCCGCACCTTCACCAACGAAGAGACGGGGCAGACGATCATCGCCGGCATGGGCGAGCTTCATCTGGAGATCATCGTCGACCGCCTGAAGCGCGAGTTCAAGGTCGAGTGCAACGTCGGCAAGCCCGAAGTCGCGTATCGCGAAGCCATCTCCAAGCAGGTCGAAGCGGAAGCGAAGTTCGTGCGCCAGTCCGGTGGCCATGGCCAGTACGGCCACGTCAAGATCCGCTTGGGCCCGTCCGAGCGCGGCAAGGGCTTCGTGTTCGAGAACAAGATCGTCGGCGGCATCATCCCGCGGGAGTTCATTCCTTCAGTGGAGAAGGGGATTCGCGAAGCGATGGCTCGTGGCGTTCTGGCGGGCTATCCCGTGATCGACTGCCACGCGGAGCTATTCGACGGCTCCTATCACGAAGTGGATTCCTCGGGTCCCGCCTTCGAAGTCGCTGGCTCCCTGGCCTTCCAAGATGGCGCCAAGCGCGCCGGACTCCACCTGTTGGAGCCCTTGATGGCCGTCGAGGTCGTGACTCCCGACGCGAACATGGGCGACGTCATCGGCGATCTGAACTCGCGCCGTGGACGCATCCAAGGCATGGCTCAGCGTGGCGCCAACACGCAGGTGGTCACCTCGGAAGTGCCGCTGGCCACGATGTTCGGCTACGCCACTGACTTGCGCAGCAAGACCCAGGGTCGCGCCACGTACAGCATGCAGTTTTCACACTACGAAGCAGTGCCTTCGTCCGTGCAAGAGGAAATTGTCGCCAAGGTCAAAGGCGGCTGA
- the rpsG gene encoding 30S ribosomal protein S7 yields MPRRREVPKRKIIPDPKHKDKLVAKFTNAVMLDGKKSVAEGIVYGAFEIIQTRFKEDPLEVFRKALDNVKPKLEVKSRRVGGATYQVPVEVRPERRVSLAMRWLVQYSRDRGEKRMRERLAAELVDAAQMRGNTIKKKEDTHKMADANRAFAHYRW; encoded by the coding sequence ATGCCCCGCCGACGTGAAGTTCCCAAGCGCAAGATCATTCCCGACCCCAAGCACAAGGACAAGCTGGTCGCGAAGTTCACCAATGCGGTGATGCTCGATGGCAAGAAGTCCGTGGCCGAAGGCATCGTCTATGGCGCCTTCGAGATCATCCAGACTCGCTTCAAGGAAGATCCCCTCGAAGTGTTCCGCAAGGCCCTCGACAACGTGAAGCCCAAGCTGGAAGTGAAGAGCCGCCGCGTCGGTGGTGCCACCTACCAGGTGCCCGTCGAGGTGCGACCGGAACGCCGCGTGTCTTTGGCGATGCGCTGGCTGGTGCAGTACTCCCGTGACCGAGGCGAGAAGCGCATGCGCGAGCGCCTGGCCGCGGAGCTGGTGGACGCCGCGCAGATGCGTGGCAACACCATCAAGAAGAAGGAAGACACCCACAAGATGGCGGACGCCAACCGCGCCTTCGCCCACTACCGCTGGTGA
- the rpsL gene encoding 30S ribosomal protein S12 produces MPTIQQLVRRGRKAIKDKTASPALRSCPQKRGVCVRVYTTTPKKPNSALRKVCRVRLTNGMEVTSYIPGEGHNLQEHSVVLIRGGRVKDLPGVRYHVVRGTLDASGAVGPSSTNKANRNRKRSKYGVKRPKQ; encoded by the coding sequence ATGCCTACGATACAACAGCTAGTTCGACGCGGTCGCAAGGCGATCAAGGACAAGACGGCTTCGCCGGCGCTTCGCTCCTGCCCGCAGAAGCGCGGAGTGTGCGTGCGTGTGTACACGACGACTCCGAAGAAACCCAACTCCGCGCTGCGCAAGGTGTGCCGCGTGCGACTGACGAACGGGATGGAAGTCACGAGCTACATTCCCGGTGAAGGTCACAACCTTCAGGAGCACAGCGTGGTGCTCATCCGCGGCGGTCGCGTGAAGGACCTGCCCGGTGTGCGCTACCACGTCGTGCGTGGAACCCTCGACGCATCCGGCGCCGTCGGTCCCAGCAGCACCAACAAAGCCAACCGCAACCGCAAGCGCTCGAAGTACGGCGTCAAGCGACCCAAGCAGTGA
- a CDS encoding CpaF family protein, which yields MIPKEVFEESLLEFFAPVRKFMDDPSVSEIMINGPEQVFIERGGQLELTDAKFGGVEELVAALRNAAQFAGKFVDETRPILEGRLPDGSRLQALVAPVATGGPYIAIRRFFKETLTVQRLIGFGALTPEAAQTLEALVVSKLNIIIAGGTGSGKTSMLNALSAYVPDGERVVVIEDSKEVQLQRTHVVQLEARAPDARGRGAVSIRDLFRATLRMRPDRIVIGEIRGGEALDIVQAMTSGHGGCMGTCHATYPRDTLTRLETMCMMSDIDMPLTAMRVQLGSGINIICQVSRLQDGSRKVTHITEVLGFDVDAGRYITQDIFKREYQGLSEDGKVISEFVPSGVIPECIEQLHEHGVDLPSVVYDAAKRHGNQPASHR from the coding sequence GTGATACCCAAAGAAGTTTTCGAAGAGTCGCTGCTCGAGTTCTTCGCGCCCGTGCGCAAGTTCATGGACGACCCGAGCGTCAGCGAAATCATGATCAACGGTCCCGAACAGGTGTTCATCGAACGCGGTGGGCAGCTGGAACTGACCGACGCCAAGTTCGGCGGGGTGGAAGAGTTGGTGGCAGCGTTGCGCAACGCGGCGCAGTTCGCCGGGAAGTTCGTGGATGAAACCCGCCCCATTTTGGAGGGACGACTGCCCGACGGTTCTCGCCTCCAAGCGTTGGTCGCGCCCGTAGCCACGGGCGGGCCCTACATTGCGATCCGGCGCTTCTTCAAAGAGACGCTCACGGTTCAACGTTTGATCGGCTTCGGAGCGTTGACGCCGGAAGCGGCACAAACCCTGGAAGCCCTCGTCGTCTCCAAGCTGAACATCATCATCGCCGGCGGTACCGGTAGCGGCAAGACGTCGATGCTCAACGCTCTATCCGCCTACGTGCCGGACGGCGAGCGCGTCGTCGTGATCGAGGACTCGAAGGAAGTCCAGCTGCAGCGCACCCACGTCGTCCAGCTCGAAGCCCGTGCGCCGGACGCGCGCGGGCGCGGCGCGGTGAGCATTCGGGATCTTTTCCGGGCGACGCTTCGTATGCGCCCCGACCGCATCGTGATCGGCGAGATCCGCGGCGGCGAGGCCCTGGATATCGTGCAGGCCATGACCTCGGGGCACGGCGGCTGCATGGGCACGTGCCACGCTACCTATCCGCGAGACACGCTGACCCGATTGGAAACCATGTGCATGATGAGCGACATCGACATGCCGCTGACGGCCATGCGCGTGCAGCTGGGTTCGGGCATCAACATCATTTGCCAGGTTTCACGTCTACAAGACGGTTCGCGAAAAGTGACGCACATCACCGAGGTGTTGGGCTTCGACGTGGATGCAGGCCGCTACATTACCCAGGACATCTTCAAGCGGGAGTATCAGGGTCTTTCCGAGGACGGAAAGGTGATCAGCGAGTTCGTTCCTTCCGGCGTCATCCCGGAGTGCATCGAGCAGCTGCACGAACACGGTGTCGATCTGCCTTCCGTCGTGTACGACGCAGCGAAGCGACACGGGAATCAGCCTGCCTCCCATCGCTGA